Below is a window of Stappia sp. DNA.
CTGCGGCGCGCGGCACGTCGCGGCGATGCAGCGGGCGATCCGACGTCGCCGGACGTTCCGGGGCGCTTGCGGCCCTCACCGCTGGACATTCCCCGCGATTCGCCGCTTTATGGCGGCCGTCGCCTCCAGCCCGTCACGGGACGTTCATATGAACGTAGTTTATTGTTCATGTGAAATCGTTAAACTCCCTGTCCATGACTGGTGATCTGACAATCACGGACCGTCAGCGGGACATTGCGGATCTGGTGCAGTCGGACGGCTTCGCCTCCGTCGAGGCCTTGGCCGAGCGCTTCCAGGTCACCACGCAGACGATCCGCCGCGATCTCGCGCGGCTGTGCGAACAGGGCATTCTCCGGCGCACCCACGGCGGCGTGGAGCCGCCCGCCCCCGTCGGCAATCTGCATTATGCCCGCCGCCAGATCCTCAATCTGCCCGCCAAGCGGGCGATTGCCGAGCGCGTCGCGCAAGAGGTTCCCGACGGCGCGTCGCTGGCCTTTTCCATCGGCACCACGCCGGAGATCGTGATGCAGGCGCTCGCCCGCCACACCGCCTTGCGCATCTTCACCAACAATCTGCATGTCGCCTTTTCCGCCTCCCAGGCCGAGAGTTTCGAGGTCACCATCGCCGGCGGGCGGCTGCGCCACGGCGACCGCGACACGCTGGGCGCGGAGACCGAGCGCTTCTTCAGCGCCTACAAGGTGGATATCGGGATCTTCGGCGTCGCCGGCGTCGACACGGACGGCACGCTGCTCGACTTCCACGAGGAGGAAGTGGCGGCACGGCAGGCGATCCTCGCCAATTGCCGCAAGGCGTTTCTGGTGCTCGACGCCACCAAGTTCGGCCGGGCGGCGCATGTGCGCGGCGGCCACATCACGGACGTGGATGCGGTGTTCTGCGATCACCCCCTGCCAAAGGATCTCGATGCGGCCCTGCGCGCCGACGGGCGGCAGGTCGTGATCGCCGCCCACGCGCGCTGATCGCTGCCGGCACGGGTGGGCAAGGCCCGGGCGTGGCACGCTTTGCCCCGCATCCGGAATTCTGTGTGCCCCGTCCCGACCCGGGCGCCGCCGCTTGAACGCAACGTCAATACACGGGAAGCAAGACGGTCTTCAGCGTCCGGCGTGCCCTGCGCGCGTCGGCATGATCGTCGGGAACCGCTTCCGTGAAACGCCTCGCCTCGTGCCTCCGCCCCCTCGCCCTCACGCCCGTCCTGGCGCTCGCGCTCGCCGCCTGCCAGACCGCCCCGTCCACCCAGCGTGCGGCCATTGCCCCCACCGCCGCGACCGGCTTCGCCCAGCCGGGGCCGGTCTTCGGCGCGGCACCCGCTGCCCAGCCGATCCGGCGCACCACGACGCTTTCCTCCGACAGCAAGTCCTGGGTGGACGCCGACGGCACCCGCCACACCAAGACCAGCCGCTCCACCGCGTCCGTGTCGCTCGACCCCAATGCGGTCGGCAGCGCCGTCGCCATGTTGCTTGGCGGCAGCGGCATTGCCCCCTCCGCCCCGGCGCGCCAGCCCGGCGCGGGCGACTACGCCGGCACCTGGCGTCTCGACGTCGCCGGCAAGCAATGCGACCTCACGCTTCAGGCCCCCGGCGGTCGCCCCTCCGGCACGGCCACCACCTTCGGCTGTCTCGGGACGGATCTCGGCAATGTCACCGGCTGGTCGCTGCGCGGCCGCGAGGTGATTCTGACGGGCCTGTTCGACAAGCAACTCGCCGTTCTGCGCGCCACCGGCGGAAACCGGCTGGACGGAACGACGCCGAACGGCTCCGCCCTCACCGCCTGGCGCTGACCGGAGGTCGCCGGGTACCGGACGCCGAGCGCCGAGCGCTGACTACTGACCATCGACCACCGGGCGGCCGGCCGGTTTCGGCCACGCGGTCTTCCCCGATGTCAGAACACGGGCGTCCCGGCGCGATGGGCGCGGGATGAAGGCCGACACGAGGCGCCAGGGATCAGGAGGCGCCAGGGTTCAGGCGCCAGGGATCAGGCGCCCGGGTCAGCCCCCGCGTCAGGCGCTCAGCGTGCGGATCCAGTCCTCGTAGCGCCGGTCGACCATCTCGACGATGTCGGTGTCCGCCCGCCCGCGCCCCGGGTCGGCGCGCAGATCGCTCGCGGTCACGCCGAACTGCGCGCGAAACGCGCGGGAGAACGCGCTGTCGTTGACGAAGCCGCAATCGAGCGCGATCCGCGACACCGGCCGGTCGGCGCAGCGCCGGTCGAGCAGCATGCGCGCGGCAAGCCGCAGCCGGCGTTCGCGGATATAGGCACGCACCCCGCCGAAGGCGGCGAACATCTCGTAGAGCCGGGTGCGCGACACGCCGACGGCGCGCGCGATCGCCGCCGGCGACAGGTCGGGATCGCCGAGACGGCGCTCGATCTCCTGCCTGGCGCGCACCATGAGCGCGAAGGCCACACCGGCGGCCTGCGCCTCCGTTTCCGGCTCGCTGGCATTGAGACAGGCGGCCACCAGACCGGTGCTCGCGGCACTCGCCTCGACCGCCTGCGCCGGAGTGAGACTGCCCGCGACGTTTTTCAGCGTTCGAACATGGTTGATCAGCAAGGTCGAGAGCGGGTTGCGCGCGTCGATCACCTGCATGTGGTGGTCGACGGAATGCTTGAGATGCGGCTCGAGCACGGGGCGGGGCAGAAGCAGCGACAGGTTGGTGAAGTCACTGGTGCGCGATTGCATGGCCTGCGCCAGGTCGAAGACCACCAGAGCGTCCTGCCGGAACGTCTGCGCCCGTCCGCGATGGCTGAACTCCATGGTCCCGGTTTCGTAGATCTGGATCATGAAATGATCCATGCCGTCGCGGGCGATCAGCTCCGGCGAGCGGGCCCAGGACTGCGCCAGGGTCCGGGTGCGCACCACCGCGAGATCGCCGACGAGATGCGCATCGACCTCCGCCTCGAAGCCGGCCTTGCGCCGCTCCTTCGGGGCATCCACCTCGAATACGCAATTGATGCTGTCGCGCCACAGATCGAAGCGCTCGGACGGCGCCACCGCCTCGAGCGAAAACACGCTGTGCGGCACGCCCGATCGAGTGTCGCGCTCCACACACCCCTCCCCAAAAATTACAATGCCGGAACAATCGATTAAAAATTGAGAAAACTCAAGAGGAAGAGAGGCCTCCCGCGATGCACGGCACGCCCTGCGCGTTACGTCCAGGAGACGGCGATCGCAGCGCCCGCCAAGCCGCGATCCTCGACCACTGAGGCCCGCGCCCGCGGGCTGACGAGCACCT
It encodes the following:
- a CDS encoding DeoR/GlpR family DNA-binding transcription regulator, with the translated sequence MTGDLTITDRQRDIADLVQSDGFASVEALAERFQVTTQTIRRDLARLCEQGILRRTHGGVEPPAPVGNLHYARRQILNLPAKRAIAERVAQEVPDGASLAFSIGTTPEIVMQALARHTALRIFTNNLHVAFSASQAESFEVTIAGGRLRHGDRDTLGAETERFFSAYKVDIGIFGVAGVDTDGTLLDFHEEEVAARQAILANCRKAFLVLDATKFGRAAHVRGGHITDVDAVFCDHPLPKDLDAALRADGRQVVIAAHAR
- a CDS encoding AprI/Inh family metalloprotease inhibitor, with the protein product MKRLASCLRPLALTPVLALALAACQTAPSTQRAAIAPTAATGFAQPGPVFGAAPAAQPIRRTTTLSSDSKSWVDADGTRHTKTSRSTASVSLDPNAVGSAVAMLLGGSGIAPSAPARQPGAGDYAGTWRLDVAGKQCDLTLQAPGGRPSGTATTFGCLGTDLGNVTGWSLRGREVILTGLFDKQLAVLRATGGNRLDGTTPNGSALTAWR
- a CDS encoding helix-turn-helix domain-containing protein; the encoded protein is MERDTRSGVPHSVFSLEAVAPSERFDLWRDSINCVFEVDAPKERRKAGFEAEVDAHLVGDLAVVRTRTLAQSWARSPELIARDGMDHFMIQIYETGTMEFSHRGRAQTFRQDALVVFDLAQAMQSRTSDFTNLSLLLPRPVLEPHLKHSVDHHMQVIDARNPLSTLLINHVRTLKNVAGSLTPAQAVEASAASTGLVAACLNASEPETEAQAAGVAFALMVRARQEIERRLGDPDLSPAAIARAVGVSRTRLYEMFAAFGGVRAYIRERRLRLAARMLLDRRCADRPVSRIALDCGFVNDSAFSRAFRAQFGVTASDLRADPGRGRADTDIVEMVDRRYEDWIRTLSA